The sequence NNNNNNNNNNNNNNNNNNNNNNNNNNNNNNNNNNNNNNNNNNNNNNNNNNNNNNNNNNNNNNNNNNNNNNNNNNNNNNNNNNNNNNNNNNNNNNNNNNNNNNNNNNNNNNNNNNNNNNNNNNNNNNNNNNNNNNNNNNNNNNNNNNNNNNNNNNNNNNNNNNNNNNNNNNNNNNNNNNNNNNNNNNNNNNNNNNNNNNNNNNNNNNNNNNNNNNNNNNNNNNNNNNNNNNNNNNNNNNNNNNNNNNNNNNNNNNNNNNNNNNNNNNNNNNNNNNNNNNNNNNNNNNNNNNNNNNNNNNNNNNNNNNNNNNNNNNNNNNNNNNNNNNNNNNNNNNNNNNNNNNNNNNNNNNNNNNNNNNNNNNNNNNNNNNNNNNNNNNNNNNNNNNNNNNNNNNNNNNNNNNNNNNNNNNNNNNNNNNNNNNNNNNNNNNNNNNNNNNNNNNNNNNNNNNNNNNNNNNNNNNNNNNNNNNNNNNNNNNNNNNNNNNNNNNNNNNNNNNNNNNNNNNNNNNNNNNNNNNNNNNNNNNNNNNNNNNNNNNNNNNNNNNNNNNNNNNNNNNNNNNNNNNNNNNNNNNNNNNNNNNNNNNNNNNNNNNNNNNNNNNNNNNNNNNAACATGTACTATTTGGTGTGACCCCGGATATTATAATTACATTAACGTACACAAGCCACTAGGCTAAATATAACGGTTAACAAACTTACCATACCATAGCAGCGGAAGGGATACTTAATGTCAAGTTTATTACGACGTACCGAAATGATTCCAACGAGTATCCAGTCCATGTTTCCTTAAACTTTTCTGAACAGATCACATAAATTCCGAGAGATAGGAATGCTACCCACGTTGAAATAGATGTAGCTATTGGAGCACCAATGAATCCAAACCCAGCTACATAAACCAGAACATATGCGGTACCAACATTAACCACCAAGGGAATAAACGAGAAGATGAGTAGAGGAGTAATGATGGATTGTGTTTGGCAAAATCTCAGAATATTTTGTAAGAAGCCGAAAGCCACCAAACCGGGGGTTAGGTACTTCATATAGAGTGCAGCTTGTTTTGAGATGCTAGGATCTTGTCTGAGAAATACGAAAATCGATTCTGTGTAAAACCAGAATATGGTGATGAGGATGGAGAAGACCAATGAGACAATGCAAGATGATTGTAGGTGAATCCCCAACATCCTGTAGTTTTTTGCACCGAAGCCTTgtccacacaatgtctcaagtGCTCCACTTAATCCTATCTTAAAACCAAGAAACATTAATGTATgtcataaacaaatatatttatgttatacCATTGGCCATATATATGTTCTTGAAGATAtcgttataaaaaaatatatgccaaaaacttccagaaaaaaaaaaaaaaaacagagaggtaAAGCTCCTAAACTTATCTAGACGCCTTAAATAGCAATTAGAACTCTGGTCACACTAGACGCcctaataacaaaagaaaaggttatTCTACATGTTTGGGATTAGTCTAAGTTTTGATTCATGATTTTAGCATAAAAGGTTGTAAAAGTTAAGTGGAATAATTTAGAGAAATGGATAAAAACCATAAGGAATAAAGAAATGATGGTAacagttgaccaaaaaaataaacaataataaaatgatgGTACCATGAAGGCATAACCGGAGACGGTGGCGAAAGAATTGGCAAGGGTGGCACCGGCGAGCTCGAGTTGGCCGAGGTGAGAAGAAAACATCACAGAGGTTAAAGGGATACAATAGTAGAAAAGATTGGTGAATATCATTGGCAGAGAGTAAATAATTTGAGCCTTTGTTTCTTCCACGTCAACCAGTTTTTCAACCCAAGTTGATGTTCTTCTACTTCCTCTATCATCTCCTCCACCTTCATGGTACTCATCCAACAACGGAGAGAGCGTCGTGGGATCAGCCATTGGATTTGGTTAAGAGTTTGAAGATGAGAACTGTGTTATGGCAAGGtgaagaatgaaaaagaaaaaaataagagagataAACAAGACATGGACGCAAAAACATGacactaataatatttattttattaaataaataaaaaagtttatgaaataAAAGAACAGAGCATGACAGCTTTAAAACACAGCACAATTACTcattaacagaaaaataaaatatgatttagaCAATAAAAGACAGAACGTGCTCCATGCTTTAGActtgaaaattaatatttagaagaagaagaagaaaaaacaacttCTTTTTGACAATAAATAACAAAACCTATAATAGATCGatcatcaaattatttaatcaacaaaaaaaattattatataatagtatttattaattaattgcGTATTACTTATGGAGGTTTTACTTCACCGTGCATCTCCTTGAAGTAGATAACTTACGGATTGATCAAGTTTCCACCTCACACATATGCCTCGTTTATTTCGTTGATCACTTTATCTGATCTGCTCACTATGGGTTTTGGAAGATAGTTTATTTCCAAAAGTTTACCTGACTCACAGGACCCAGTTTGGTCCATTATAGTCAGATCAATGTTACACATCTTCTCGTCTTTTTTTCTCAACCATGGATACTCATCATCAACTAGGAAACAACTAAGAAAGATGATTAATCTTAAATATCACTATAACAGtccatatttataaaatgtgtttattttttaatcatcaaaCTAATCATTCAATAAAAGCTGGTGAACCTAACAACTCTTTTCCTAGGCATTAGTTGAAAAGTGACCACTTAGTCAAGTAGAGCTAATTGATCAATCATAGATAAAAACCCAAATAGTATAATTCCAATTTAGcaagatttaattaatatagttttctttttaatgcaGTTGACTTTAATTGGGGGTTGTCATTATTTCAATATAAATACAACTAGCTCATATTGATGTTTCTCAGAATGAAACATTTTGAGACAACACTAGCCATGAAAATACTAAAGCAACGTAAGAAGACATACAACtagttaaatatatcatttgaAGAATAACCGACATGATTTTGGGTCTCCTCTGGTTATGTGCAAACCAAAGCTTAGATAGATCTTTCCAAATTCTTTTACTTGACATGGTTGGTGAGCCAAGAGAGCATGTCTTTGTGAGCTTCCTCTGCAGCTTCAACTTCAAATGGATCATTTTCATTATACCTAACAGTCCAACCGTGTTTGACACTTGGAAATATCTTCACAAAAATCTTCACCTGAAACATGTCACTAAATGAATATTATTTACTTGAAGAACATATCAAACTACTAATGGTGTTTTTGTAAGTACTAATGGAAATATTAACTTGTATAAAGAAATAGTGCTAAGCAAAGGTACCTCAGGTTTAGAAGCCAAAACATCTTCGAATTGTCTAACAAGTTCAGGAGGAGATACTTGATCGAATTCAGCTCCTAATACAGCAATTGGAATGCTGACCCCTACTTCCATTATGTATTGATCAGAGTCATAATCACAACAAATGAGAGGGAACTAGCAAGTaaagataatatat comes from Camelina sativa cultivar DH55 chromosome 19, Cs, whole genome shotgun sequence and encodes:
- the LOC104766270 gene encoding protein DETOXIFICATION 19-like isoform X2 translates to MADPTTLSPLLDEYHEGGGDDRGSRRTSTWVEKLVDVEETKAQIIYSLPMIFTNLFYYCIPLTSVMFSSHLGQLELAGATLANSFATVSGYAFMIGLSGALETLCGQGFGAKNYRMLGIHLQSSCIVSLVFSILITIFWFYTESIFVFLRQDPSISKQAALYMKYLTPGLVAFGFLQNILRFCQTQSIITPLLIFSFIPLVVNVGTAYVLVYVAGFGFIGAPIATSISTWVAFLSLGIYVICSEKFKETWTGYSLESFRYVVINLTLSIPSAAMVCLEYWAFEILVFMAGVMPNPEINTSLVAICVTTESISYMLTYGLSAAASTRVSNELGAGNIEGAKKATSVSVKLSLVLALGVVIAILVGHDVWVGFYSNSLVIKEEFASMRFFLAASITLDSIQGVLSGVARGCGWQNVVTVINLGTFYLIGMPIAAFCGFKLKLYAKGLWIGMIFGIFCQSSSLLLMTIFRKWTKLTDATV